Genomic DNA from Cytophagia bacterium CHB2:
TTTTCAAGATAGCGGATGAACGGGCCATTTTCGACCAACTCGGCCGAGAGCCGCGCCACGGCATGCAACCGCGCCTCCAATTCACTCTCTAATGAATCTTCAATGCGATTGATGAAAAACCAACTGCCCAGGTTGAAGATCGTCAGCACGAGAATGATCATCACACTTACCCAAATGACGAGGGCGCGTGAAGACTTTAGCAATGAAAAGGGCATGCTGTTTTTCTCATCGGAGTCCAAAGGGAACAGGATTGCCGCGCAGAACAAATGGCAACGTTTATGCAATCGTTCCTGGAGCCTGTTTGCTCAATCGTTGCATAACTTCATCGATGACGCGAAACGGCGGCAACAGGTTCTGGCAATCTGTGTGTTGCAGCGGGCAATAATTTTTATGGCACGGCCGGCAGTCGATTGGAATATCCAATGCAAGATGGCCGTTTGTGATTTCATAGGGAAACCAAATCTCCTTCTGGCTCGGCCCGAACAAGCCGATGGTGGGCGTGCCCACGGCCACCGCCAGATGCATAATGCCGCAATCATTTGCCACAACCGCCTTGCATTGATGTTGAATGGCGGCGGTCTCACGCAAAGATAAAACCGGCAGAATCGTTGCGGCCGGCGACAGTCGCTGCAATTCTTGCACAATGCCTGTTTCACCCGGCCCTTGTGTGACGACAACCTGCACGCCGTTTTTTTGCAAATGATTCGATACCTCAGCAAAATACTTTTCCGGCCAGCGCTTGTTCGGCCAGGTAGCGCCGGGATGAAGCGCGACCACCGGTTTGGCCGGATCGATATTCTGCATGAATAAAAAACTCTGCGCCCACAAGCGTTCGTCCGGCGTCAAAAAAATTTCGGTGTATTTGCTGGTTGTTGCCAGGCCGAGAAGTTGCAGGCTGCGCAAATGAAAGTCGATCGCACTCACTTCGACATTGGGCGGCGGCACGCGAAAATTGTAGAGCTTGCCGCGCCCGCGAAAATCGCCGCCAATGCGGACGCGCGCGCCGGTCAACCACGTCATCAGAGCCGTGCGCGGGTTGCCGAATAAATCAAGAACAAGATCGAAGCGCCGCCGGCGCAAGTGGCGATACAATCGGATTTGCTGCGCATGCGATTGCTGCGGCGAAAACGCAATGACTTCATCAACATGAGGGTTGTGCGCCAGCAACGGCGCAAAGGCGGCTTCCGTCAGATAAACGATTTCAGCGGCCGGGTAAGCCTCGCGCAAGCGCCGCACCACCGGCGTCGTCAAAATCACATCGCCCATGAAGCGCAAGCGGCTGAGCAGGATGCGCTGGAAGTTGTGGTTCTTGAGATTTGAAACGAGGTCTGCCACGAAATATTTGTGAATAAGCAAAAGGTTAATACTCTAAAATTCTATTGCGCCGAGGATGTTTTGATTGTCAACTCAATCTGCTTTTTGCCGGAGGGATGAAACTCGGCGAAAAGGAAAAGCCAGCGCCGCACCGAGATGGAAAGCGCCTGCTTATGTTTCTGTTTGCGAAACTTTTTGACTTCGCCTCTTGGCGCGAATACGTTTAAGGTTTTGGTGATCTTGC
This window encodes:
- a CDS encoding glycosyltransferase family 9 protein, with the protein product MADLVSNLKNHNFQRILLSRLRFMGDVILTTPVVRRLREAYPAAEIVYLTEAAFAPLLAHNPHVDEVIAFSPQQSHAQQIRLYRHLRRRRFDLVLDLFGNPRTALMTWLTGARVRIGGDFRGRGKLYNFRVPPPNVEVSAIDFHLRSLQLLGLATTSKYTEIFLTPDERLWAQSFLFMQNIDPAKPVVALHPGATWPNKRWPEKYFAEVSNHLQKNGVQVVVTQGPGETGIVQELQRLSPAATILPVLSLRETAAIQHQCKAVVANDCGIMHLAVAVGTPTIGLFGPSQKEIWFPYEITNGHLALDIPIDCRPCHKNYCPLQHTDCQNLLPPFRVIDEVMQRLSKQAPGTIA